The Rhododendron vialii isolate Sample 1 chromosome 3a, ASM3025357v1 nucleotide sequence aaccaatcaaattTTACTCTACCAAACATACATATATCTTTTGTGGACTAAGAAAAAGCATGCCCAAATTCTAAGAACTTTCCACCGAAAACAAAATGGACTCGGCTCCCATCCAGTTTCCTTTCCATAGTCCCTTGTCCAGTTTGCGATGTTCTTTAGCCCTTTTCGGACCCATTTCAATAATGGAAACCATTTACTTTTTAGAACTTGTCAAGAACATCGACCATCttaaaattcaagttgatcagataccgtttgatatgatttcgaaatgcatTAATATCGTTTAAAAAGTGTGCAACACTGGATTGCTAtccatttgacacaattataTGAAGctttaatgcattttgaaatcatatcagACGTTATCCAATCAACCTGATCTTCAACGTGATTGTATTCTCAACAAGCTCTAAAAAAGTGAATGATTTCGATCATTATTGTGGACCCAAAAAGGTCCGCAAGCGGCTCAAATTAAACCAGACTTGAAGGAGAGGAAACTGGATGGGAGCTGAATCCAAAGAAAGCAACAATTACAGttatttctttttcgtttttcgtTTTGAAACCaattttccaaaagtgtttcAAAAACAGCCCAAAAGCATCAAAATATCTACAAACAAAATAATAGACCTCACTACGTACCTGTAATTCCCACAGCCTTCCAACTTCCAACCACAAGGCCGCACCCACCACAAGGCAAAACGCCCCCTGTACACAGACGACGCTATCGTGCGCACCGTCCTTTCTCTTCCTCATACCCCCAATCCAATCAAATCCAATCTAATATCGACTCATATCTCTTCTTAGAGTCTCCTCTCCTCCTCGTATACCCATATTATTTTTCACACAATTCAATCATTCTTTCATACCACTTTATTCTTCTCTATCAATCCCCtcaattagattttttttgtcgGTTCAAAGGTACGTTCTTGATGACTTAATTCTTTTTGTGTTCAATTTTATGTTGTTGGGTATTCATTGATTTGATGAATCTGCAAGTGGGTATTGGTCCTTTTGTGATAAGTAGGTGTTTGCTGGATATTTTGCTTTGTTGATGATCATCTGAGCGGTGTGTGGGCCGATTGATGTTGGTCTGATGTGTATTTGATGTAGATTATGTTTAGAATTGAAATCTGTTTCTGTATCGTTCTTTTTTCTTAACATACCCTATTCTGAATGTGATTTCTTGTGCTGAGTGAATGAGATTATTTTAACTACATGGATGATTGATGGTGTTTCTATTAGTTTAAGGTGGTGTTTTTTTACGGTTAGTTGATATGTTATTCGTGGATTTATTACTGGTTTTTTCCTTGAGCTACTTTTCCTGATGACATTGAAGAGGTGGGTGAACGGTTGTTTAGCATATTGAAGGTTGATGAAGATTTTTAGCTTAGTACTAATATCTTGAGGGAGTAGTGAGTTGGTGCTTGGACTGAATGTAGTAGTCTAGTATATATCTCCTGCAAAGCTAGTTCAACtattgagagtgaaatggtcTTTACGTAGTCTAATATTACAGGATGCATTTGTTGAGATGCTTTTGTATGtgaactcctctctctctctctctctctctctctctctctcctgcttaTTATAGTGACATAGAATGAATGAGGCTGTATTGACAACAATCAACATGTTTGAGATTTTACAAGGGTTTGGCTTTTTGCCAGAAAAGAAGATTTTCACTTGTATGCGGTGGACTTAGCATGCATATCAATCTCTATTTGAACTTCTCATTACTGAACATGTGGGCCTGCTTCATGTTTCTCTACATTAGTCAAAAGAATCAGCACAGGAACAGTTGCAATTTCAAAAAGGTTTGTGTGACTGCTTTTTGAAACTGGTTCTCAGAGTGCTTGCTCATTTTGCAGTCCCGATCATATGTTCTATGCAATAACCTGTTACGAGTCTTACGACCCATATCTTGAATAAACCAGGAGAGATCAATAGATTGTTGACATAGGGGCCTCATTCACTTAGCAGATTGGGTGACATATGCTGATCCAGTTATGTTACAAGCCATTTAAACTGTTTTGTATGTATGTGATGGCATTCTGCAGTGATAATATGCTTTATTGCTTCATAGAATGATATGTGATGGAGTTAATTTTTATGTGCAATAGAAGATAGGTCCTGTTGATTAGGACGTCAGTGCTGCAGATAGCTCTGAAGTGTTTTGTCAAAATATTATGTTTGTCCAATATGATTGTCTGATATTGGTTTACATTTTCTAGGTTTAAATCAGTTGATGCTCTTTGTGATTGGAGGATAAATTTAGACAAGTTATCATATTGCATGGGGAAGGATGCCAGATTTGAGAAGTGGGATTCCTAAATCTAAGAGGGTCAACAATATCCAGGAAAATCCTGCTGTTTTGGTACCAACACGTCGGCGCGGCACTGGAAGAGGTAAGGGATCCAAAGCTGCAGTCCTGAAATCACCTCCTCTTAGTCCAGTTGACCCAGGACATCCTTCTACAAGGCCAAGGTCTGTTGGTAGAGGCAGAGGTAGAGGGTGTAAAGCAATGAATCAAGACAAGAATGCCGAGCTTTTCGGCACTGGCATCGGGGCCCGGGTTCAAGCCGGTTTTGATCCAGAAATGAGAGAAGTGGCTGCTATTCCTGCTGAGTTGGCAGTAGAGAGAAGTGCAAAACAATTGGCTGCTGCTGAGGGGGAAGGAAGCACAAATCCACTTCCTGAAAGGGTACAGTTAGCCTCCCATTTGTATCACCTGCATATTGCTTTTAATAACTAGATTAGGAGATTTAGGACATTGTGTTTCTTGTTATTGTTTTAGTACTTCCATACTGAGTCTTTTCTCTGCAAGTCAATTATCACTGTCTAACTTTTAGTGCAACACTGGCAGTTTCTTGCATTTGTCGCCTTTTATTGTAGTATATAGCATAACAAGATAATTCAGGCTAGGGCGTTGTTAAAAATAGCCACGTCCATCTTTTATCTAGTATACAAGCGTGGTAGAATGATTATACTTTAACAAGTTTCTCATGGTTGTGAAATATACTGCTGGATATCAACTAGTTCTTTTACTCATCTGTATGATATATTAGTTGCCTAGTTAGAAAGATTTCATGGGctattttttatatttcagGAGTATAAAAGATAATTCTGTTAGGTCTCGTGCAAGTAGGTGCAAAATCATACGGAGATGTACACAAAAAGTGAATGGATGAAGTTTCTAGAACTTGCTAAACTCTGTCCACCATGATTACAAATATTATGGTTGACTCTAATTTGTGTTAATTGTTTGACTTCAGGTGAAGCTTGGCAATTCCCCAGCTTACAAGTTGGAGAGAAAGCTGGGAAAAGGGGGATTTGGGCAAGTTTATGTTGGAAGAAGGGTGACAGGTGGCTCAGGGCGCACCGGCCCAAATGCTGTTGAGGTATGTTTTTTTCTTGTCATGGCTCCATTGTATCTCTCTAAATTTCCTTAGGGTTCATTTGATGGAGTATCGATGGTCTCccttttctaatttcttttggTTGGGACGGGGGTTGATTGGCAATAGGTGGCTTTGAAATTCGAGCATCGAAATAGTAAAGGATGCAGTTATGGCCCTCCTTTTGAGTGGCAAGTTTACAGGTATGCAAGACTTCGTTTGTACGGTCGATTGATCTCATTTTCCTACCTGTTGTCATGAATAACTGGTTTAAAACTCTTATATTTGTTGTTGGTCTCAGCACTCTTAATGGTTGCTACGGAATTCCTTTGGTACATTACAAAGGTCGACAAGGAGACTATTATATCCTTGTAAGTATGTGTGGTTGCATTTTGAAATGTGTATGCTGTCCCCACTTTTTTTTGGCTGTTGTGCAAATCATTCTGAATTCCTTTGTGCTCATTGTGTTTGGGTTGTGAAAGCCAGGTCATGGATATGCTAGGCCCGAGTTTATGGGATGTCTGGAACTCTAATAACCAGATGTATGAAAATTCTTTACTCTGGtaatttttgagtttcttgttttttccctTGTCTataattgtttttccttttttcgcAGGTTGTCTGAAGAGATGGTTTCTTGCATAGCAGTGGAGGCAATATCAATCCTCCAGCAGCTTCACTTTAAGGGGTATACACCCCaacccccctctctccctcacacacacacacacacacacacacacaaagtttGCATATAGGTGTATCTGAGCGTGTTCATATTTTCCCCCTCAGTTTTGTGCATGGAGATGTAAAGCCAGAGAACTTTTTGCTTGGTCAGCCTGGAAGTTCTGATGCGAAAAAATTGTACTTAGTTGATCTTGGATTGGGTATGTTTTCTTTCCTGGCATTAAATTTCAAACAGTCATTTCATGTAATTGAAACATTCTCTTgaagttttttacttttacatTTGGAGCTTAAGTTCTTTATGGTCTTGAATTCCTTCCTCAGCTTCAAGGTGGAGGGATTCATCTTCCGGTCATCACGTTGATTATGACCAAAAGCCTGACGTTTTCAGGTATTTCTTTCTCCATTCCCTTTATTTTTCACGGAAGTCACATTTTTACTTGGTTCCATAAACACCCTCTTGAGGTGGAAGCGTAACAATACTCCACGTGAGTATTTCTCGGAAATGCTAGAAATATTcctaatttctttttatctcattgGTGGGGAGTTATTTTACTGTCTTAAACAGATTAAGGTGAGTCGCAGGTTTCTTACTTAATTTTGCTTGGTCTTTTAACACGGAAATTGATTCCATAGAATCTGCACCATCATGCATGATGTGTCATAGAATGCCATGATTTTACTTCCCTAATATATGTACCGTATATTGACAGGGGGACCGTACGTTATGCGAGTGTTCATGCCCATTTGGGTAGGACAGGAAGCAGAAGGGATGACCTTGAGTCCCTAGCTTATACACTAATATTCCTTCTTAGAGGGAAGCTTCCATGGCAAGGCATTGTTGTAAGTTCATGTCTGATTTTTTGTTGCTCTTCTATTGTATCTTTCTTTCTTGAGACTTTTCGTTTTCTCCTTCACTTACAATCTGTGGTGGATTCTTGGGCTGCAGGGTGAAAATAAAGGATTCCTTGTTTGTAGAAAGAAGATGGGTACTTCCGCTGAGATGCTTTGTTGTTTATGTCCACCTCCTTTTCGACAATTTCTTGAAAGGGTGACCAACATGAAATTCGATGAAGAACCGGACTACTCGAAGcttatttctctttttgaaGGCAGC carries:
- the LOC131320180 gene encoding casein kinase 1-like protein HD16; protein product: MPDLRSGIPKSKRVNNIQENPAVLVPTRRRGTGRGKGSKAAVLKSPPLSPVDPGHPSTRPRSVGRGRGRGCKAMNQDKNAELFGTGIGARVQAGFDPEMREVAAIPAELAVERSAKQLAAAEGEGSTNPLPERVKLGNSPAYKLERKLGKGGFGQVYVGRRVTGGSGRTGPNAVEVALKFEHRNSKGCSYGPPFEWQVYSTLNGCYGIPLVHYKGRQGDYYILVMDMLGPSLWDVWNSNNQMLSEEMVSCIAVEAISILQQLHFKGFVHGDVKPENFLLGQPGSSDAKKLYLVDLGLASRWRDSSSGHHVDYDQKPDVFRGTVRYASVHAHLGRTGSRRDDLESLAYTLIFLLRGKLPWQGIVGENKGFLVCRKKMGTSAEMLCCLCPPPFRQFLERVTNMKFDEEPDYSKLISLFEGSIGPNPVSLPVRIDGALKVGQKRGRLLVDLEDGAQPRKRVRLGTPASQWISVYSSRVPMKQRYHFNVMDSRLYQHAEKGKEDGLYISCIASSGNLWAVVMDAVTVFTSQVYELSPVFLRKEWIMEQWDKNYYITSFAGACNGSAFVVMSKGTAYTQQSYKVSDVFPFKWINKKWKDGFSVTSMSTAGSRWGVVMSRNAGYSDQVVELDFLYPSEGIHRRWENGYRITSTAATADQTAIILSTSKRKLQDVTQETLRTSAFPSTHVKDKWSNNLYISSICYGRTTS